The Virgibacillus sp. MSP4-1 genome has a segment encoding these proteins:
- the purU gene encoding formyltetrahydrofolate deformylase, with amino-acid sequence MELQQQLNQYQENQQNRGRLLISCPDQSGIIAAVSRFLYEFEANILDSNQHSTNPEGGTFFIRIEFECPDLVNKKERLQNQFQSIADKFSMNWDLSLVQELKKTAIFVSKQLHCLRELLWEWQSGDMMTDIALVISNHEEARGVVESLNIPFYYIPATRETRQEAEEQQLKLLEEYQIDLIVLARYMQILTPDFVQAYEHKIINIHHSFLPAFVGAKPYERAYERGVKLIGATSHYVTNDLDEGPIIEQDVMRVNHRDQVQDLKKIGGSIERSVLTRAVKWHLEDRILVHDNKTIVF; translated from the coding sequence ATGGAACTTCAACAACAGCTTAATCAATACCAGGAAAATCAGCAAAACCGGGGACGTTTGCTGATTAGCTGTCCTGATCAGTCTGGAATTATAGCAGCGGTATCCCGTTTTTTATATGAGTTTGAGGCTAATATACTGGATTCGAATCAGCATTCAACCAACCCTGAGGGAGGAACCTTTTTTATTCGAATCGAGTTTGAATGTCCGGACCTGGTAAACAAAAAAGAGAGATTACAGAATCAATTTCAATCGATTGCGGACAAATTTTCAATGAATTGGGATTTGAGTCTGGTACAGGAGCTTAAAAAGACGGCCATTTTTGTATCCAAACAGCTGCATTGTCTTCGTGAACTTCTCTGGGAATGGCAATCGGGAGATATGATGACAGACATTGCCTTAGTGATCAGTAATCATGAAGAGGCCCGGGGCGTTGTAGAGTCCTTGAATATCCCCTTTTATTATATACCGGCAACGAGAGAAACCCGGCAGGAAGCAGAGGAGCAACAACTAAAGCTTCTGGAAGAATATCAGATTGATCTGATTGTACTGGCGAGGTATATGCAGATTTTAACACCGGATTTTGTTCAGGCATATGAACACAAAATTATTAATATCCATCATTCCTTTCTGCCGGCCTTTGTTGGAGCAAAGCCATATGAACGTGCGTATGAGCGGGGAGTCAAACTTATTGGAGCGACTTCACATTATGTAACGAATGATCTGGATGAAGGACCCATTATTGAACAGGATGTAATGAGGGTCAATCACCGGGATCAGGTTCAGGATCTAAAGAAAATAGGTGGTTCCATTGAGCGTAGTGTGTTAACCCGGGCAGTGAAGTGGCACTTAGAAGATCGAATCCTCGTTCATGACAATAAGACCATTGTTTTTTAG
- a CDS encoding globin-coupled sensor protein encodes MQILRRNHLKDSIRPLQESNIDIDHNSMEKWLKLCQLTKEDIGYLAKIDHLMEEHAPAIAERHYAMIMDIPDIRQIFMDHTYYQRYIQAITRYFKQLTKPEINQSYIEYRKKIGQIHSRIHLTDEWFIGSYTRVYEYLTPYIVQEFKTRPVEMTHILTALNRIITFDSIIVLSAYQEANDFYLVENISKVTDSMTNIDKVKQLMDDVHSTINEASSMSAAANQLSHSVQQVAQTAVDVSGHTTQMIEQAQKGQAVIQQSLNSFLTMAEDFSETKENINHLVERIHEMTKVAEFIQRVADDTNLLALNASIEAARAGESGRGFSVVAEEVRKLAEQTKTSSQEIGKTMQEIHKKSDVVGSNVEGMSNLLTQRVHQAKEALSTMEEIMKQIREVGHSTSSIASITEEQSASTLDIANRLSSIQDFTRNIESSTHKTGSSIFEASIEVDELRQETIYVIPELTAKQLIRVTETEHRLQEWWLYNQILGYQTENIWGSPHDYSCALGTWMKKYENHPEVKSLSSYKKAKNLHEDYHQKLEQIQSYIQKQKTEEAYQQLLDIKNTSSRLEQSIKTLETELSNV; translated from the coding sequence ATGCAAATACTAAGAAGGAATCACCTCAAAGATAGCATTCGACCATTACAGGAAAGCAATATTGATATAGATCACAACTCAATGGAAAAGTGGCTGAAATTGTGCCAGCTGACTAAGGAAGATATCGGTTATTTAGCTAAGATTGATCATCTTATGGAGGAACACGCACCTGCTATTGCAGAGCGACATTATGCAATGATTATGGACATTCCCGATATTAGACAGATTTTTATGGACCATACCTACTATCAGCGTTATATTCAGGCAATCACTCGTTATTTTAAACAACTGACGAAACCTGAAATCAATCAGTCCTACATTGAATACCGGAAGAAAATTGGACAAATTCACAGCCGGATTCATCTGACAGACGAGTGGTTTATTGGCTCATACACCAGAGTCTATGAATATCTGACACCATATATCGTACAGGAGTTCAAAACAAGGCCTGTTGAAATGACCCACATCCTAACAGCGCTAAACAGGATAATTACCTTTGATTCTATTATTGTTCTCAGCGCCTATCAGGAAGCGAATGATTTTTACCTGGTGGAAAATATCAGTAAGGTCACTGATAGTATGACAAATATTGATAAGGTCAAACAACTGATGGATGACGTGCATTCAACGATTAATGAAGCATCCAGTATGAGCGCAGCCGCAAATCAGCTGAGTCATTCTGTCCAGCAAGTAGCTCAAACAGCCGTAGATGTATCAGGCCATACCACTCAAATGATCGAGCAAGCACAAAAAGGACAGGCCGTCATTCAGCAGTCCCTTAACAGCTTTTTAACGATGGCCGAAGACTTCTCAGAAACCAAAGAGAACATTAATCATTTAGTTGAACGGATTCATGAAATGACGAAAGTTGCAGAATTCATTCAGAGGGTTGCAGATGATACAAACCTGCTGGCTCTTAATGCCTCCATTGAAGCTGCCCGTGCAGGCGAAAGCGGCCGAGGGTTTTCCGTTGTAGCTGAGGAAGTAAGAAAACTTGCTGAGCAAACGAAAACATCCTCACAGGAAATCGGCAAAACCATGCAGGAAATACATAAGAAATCAGACGTAGTAGGCAGTAACGTCGAGGGCATGTCCAATTTATTGACCCAGCGTGTACACCAGGCAAAGGAAGCCCTGAGTACAATGGAAGAAATTATGAAGCAAATCAGAGAAGTTGGGCATTCGACGAGCAGCATTGCCTCCATAACTGAAGAACAATCTGCTTCCACACTGGATATTGCCAATCGGCTCAGCTCCATTCAGGATTTCACCAGAAATATTGAAAGCAGTACCCATAAGACCGGTTCCTCCATTTTTGAAGCAAGCATTGAGGTGGATGAGCTTAGACAGGAAACGATTTATGTCATCCCGGAATTAACCGCTAAGCAATTAATAAGAGTGACCGAAACAGAGCATAGGTTACAGGAGTGGTGGCTCTACAATCAAATACTGGGCTATCAAACTGAAAATATCTGGGGCAGCCCGCATGATTACAGTTGTGCACTAGGAACATGGATGAAGAAATATGAAAATCATCCTGAAGTCAAATCCCTGTCTTCCTATAAAAAGGCCAAAAACCTGCACGAAGACTACCATCAAAAACTGGAACAGATTCAGTCATACATCCAGAAACAGAAGACTGAGGAGGCCTATCAGCAATTATTGGATATAAAGAATACATCGAGTCGTCTGGAACAGTCTATTAAGACATTGGAGACAGAATTGTCCAACGTTTAA